GTCAAACTAGAAGTACTGGATCGAGGAACTGGTATGGCGCAGGAGGAGTTGGAACTGGTTTTCGAGAAGTTTTATCGTGCGCCGCGAACTCATGCGTCAAAGCCTGGCGGGACCGGGTTGGGACTGTCCATTTGCAAAGGTATTGTGGAGGCACATCATGGACGGATTGAAGCGGCTAATCGCGAAGCAGGCGGGGCCATTTTCAGGGTCTATTTACCTGTTAAAAAAGAAGAGGAGGCCGTTTCTTTATGACGGAAGGGCAACTTCGAGTTCTGGTTATTGATGATGAACTGCCGATGCGGAGAATGTTGCGGGTTGCCTTGGAATCCTATGACTATACCGTAGTGGATGCGGCGGACGGCAAAGAAGGTTTGGTACAAGCGGCCATGCAGCAACCCGACTTAATTCTTCTGGATTTAGGTTTGCCCGATTTAGACGGCAAGGAAATTGTACGCCGTCTGCGAGAGTGGACACAGGTGCCCATTGTTATTTTGTCAGCCCGCGATCAAGAACCGGAGAAAATTGAGGTGCTGGATGCCGGGGCCGATGACTACTTGACTAAGCCCTTCGGTATGGGCGAGTTATTGGCAAGAATGCGTGTATCACTGCGGCGTTCTGGCCGGGAAGACAACGGACCTGCACTGATGTGCGGCGCTCTTTGCATGGATGTATCCTCGCATACCGTAACTTTGCAGGGGGAAGATCTGCATCTAACACCGACGGAATATACGCTGTTGAAAGTGCTGATACAGAATACGGGAAAAGTGATGACCCATAAACAATTATTGAAGCAAGTGTGGGGCGATGCCTATTCTCAAGACACGCATTATGTGCGGGTATATATTGCTCAATTGCGGCGGAAGATAGAAGCAAACCCCTTGCGGCCCCAGTACATTATTACTGAATCGGGCGTGGGATATCGATTTTCTGATCCTGGAGCGTAAAAGATACAACAGTTTTTTTGATGGATACTATAAAATAATCAAACTGTATTGATGATGTTGACAATGATACAATGGATTTAACAAGTCGTGACGGGCTTGGGGCATCTGTGACTTTTTGGCGCGGATGTGTCTCCCCTCTGCGCGGATGCTTGAAAAGCGAGGCGGATCGCCTTGTAATTTATCAAGTAACTGCCGCGCGTTTTGTTGCTTGGCATTCACAAGTACCTTGGCGAAAGCTGATAGCAACAGGCTCCCTGAGATGCAGGGGGCGTTTTTTTTGTTTAAAGAGTGCTAGTGTGTTGGGAGAACTTTGCGGTCAAGCAGGGTTTTAAGAGCGGCAAAAAGAATGTATGGTTAAACAAAGGAATACAAAGAGAGGGGGCGAAGCAGTGGAACAGGACTTTCAACTGATTTCTGTTAACGCCGCCAATGCCAAGCATGTAGGTGCGGTGTTTCGATCGGTTTATGGAAATGATTTTCCCATTCAATATGTATATCAGCCAGAAGCGGTAGCCGCAGAAATTGAGGCTGAACGTTTGACTGCGGTATTGGCCTTTGATGCGGTAGGGCAGACTGCAGGCTATGTGTCCATGTTTAAAAATGCTCCTAATTTTCAGCTCTGGGAAGTTGGCAATATGGTGGTAAATCCGGTGTATAGGCAAAGCCGTCTATCGTTGCTGTTAGCCAATTGCTGCCAAAGCGCCGAGCTGATGAATATTGCAGGCAGCGACGGTCTATATAGTGAAGCTGTGTGCCATCATTATATGACGCAAGTAGGCAGCGCGAAAGCGGGGATGGCGGATTATGCACTCGAAATAGATCAGTTGGCTGGCTCTAGTTTTAAAGAGCACTGCGCCGATACGGAACGAATTTCCTGCGTAGTTAACTTTATCGAATATACAAAGCCTTCTTTGCCTACGTATATTCCCCAAGTCTATGAAGCTATGGTGCGAACATTGCTGGAGCCCTTGCAAAAAAGAGACATCCTTGTTTCGACAGCAGCGCTACCGCAGCAAGGAGGCTTGAGGCAAGAAGAAAAGTATTACGAGTTTGCCGGCACGTGGAAGCTTGCTGTAAGGGAAACAGGCTCTCAATGGGGCGAAGAAGTAGCAAAGCTGTTGGAAGCAGCGGCGCGCAGAAAGGTAGTCAGCCTGCAGGTTGTCATCGATATGGCGCTGCCCCATCTTGGAGCGGCGGTAGAAGAAATGCGCCAGCAGGGCTTCTTTTTTGGGGGAGTGCTACCGCGCTGGTTCGGCAGTGACGGTCTTTTGATGCAAGTTGTAGTAGGAGCGGCGCCCAATTTTTCGGGGGCTAAGCTCTACACCCAGACAGCTCGCACCTTGCGGCAGTACTGTCAGGCGGACTGGGAGTGCGTGAAAAAGGGATAGGCAGCAACTGCTGCCTATCCCTTTCGTTAGCCTTCTACGTCTCCTCGGATTCTCGGATTCTCCTGTTCAAAAGTCCGTCCTCGCTGGTTCCGTTCCACTCCTTCGGAGCCTTCGGTTCTCTTGCTTATTCCTGTGTTTTCGAATCGGGGTATAAGTCAGCCAGGGCGCTGGCGAGATCGGGGAACTGAAATTGAAATCCTTCTGTCAGCAAGCGTTGCGGCAATACCTGCTGATCTGCCAGTAAGATGGCTTCTGCCATTTCGCCTAAAAGGAGTTTGGCTGCTGTACCGGGAAGGCGGGTCCAAGCGGGCTTTTTTAGTTGCTTTCCTAATGAAGCGGCAAATTGGCGCATAGAGATGGGATGGGGACTGGTGAGGTTATAAGCTCCTTGCAGGGAAGAAGAGGTAAGGGCTAACTGCAGCGCCTGCAGCAAATCTTGAAAGTGGATCCAGGACAGGTGCTGGTTGCCATCGCCTATAGTTCCTCCTACGCCCCAATGAAAGGGGCGCGCCATACGGGGCAAAGCGCCGCCGCTGGTTCCGAGAACAACGCCAAAGCGGCAAAGAACCGTTCGTATTCCCAAGCGCTCAGCTTGGAGAGCTGTTTGTTCCCATTGCTGGCAGACGGAAGCTAAAAAATCAGTTCCAGGAGGGCTTTCTTCGGTTTGAATTCCTGTTGGCGAAATGCCGTAATAGCCGATGGCGGAAGCATTTATGAAAACAGAAGGAATGGGGAGCTGTAAATCCTTGGCGCGCTGCAGGGAATCTACCAGAAAACGCGTGGTGCTGAGACGGCTTTCAAGAATGAGGGCTTTGTTTTTTTCATTCCAGCGCTGGCTAATACTGACTCCGGCTAAATTGATAATACCGGTGATTTCAGATAGTTGTGTGGCGGGAAATACTTCGCCTTTATTTTGATAGGCAGCAATATCTTGGTGGGATAAGGGGAGAAGCTTAAACTGGCTTTCTTTCAAGAAACGGAACAGCTCTTTGCCGATGAAGCCGCTGCTTCCAGTTACTAAAATTTGTTTCATAGTTCCCTCTCCTTTGCCATGCGAAAGAATCGGTTAACGATCATTAAAAAAAGGCTATGCAGAAAGAGTATTCTGCACAGCCTTGCTATTTTACTTCTATTTTCGCACCATATCTTTGGTAATTTCTTTTAAGCTGAAAGCGCCGCACATGGCCATGGTGTCTTTCAGTTCTTCACCCAACTTTTCAATATAGAGCTTGACGCCCTCTGCTTCGCCTCCATACACGGCGGTAACAAAGGGGCGGCAGATGAGTACGCCGTCAGCTCCCAAGGCCAAAGCTTTGAAGATATCTGTACCGGAGCGGATGCCTCCGTCTATGAGGATTTTTAGGTCGCTGCCGACGGCGGCTGCGATTTCCGGCAATACTTCAGCCGTGGCGGGGCATTGATCTAAGACCCGACCTCCGTGATTGGAAACAACAATGGCCGCAGCACCAGCGTCTTTGGCTTTCATAGCGCTTTTAATGGTCATAATCCCTTTGATGATGAAGGGGATGCCAGCTAGTTCCGAAATGCGGCGAAGTTCTTCAATGGACTTGCTTCCAGCGGGAGGCGTCATGTTTTTTAGGAAGGGAAGCCCAGCGGCGTCAATATCCATGGCAACCGCGAAAGAGCCGGCTTTCTTTACAAGGGCTAATTTTTCCTGAATGGTATCCAAATTCCAAGGTTTGATAGTAGGTACGCCGCAGCCGCCTACCTTGGCGATCGCTGCAGTAGCGCCTGTCATGACCTTGGGATCAACGCCGTCGCCAGTAAAGGCGGCAATGCCGTTCTCCTTACAGGCGGAAACGAGAATGTCGTTGTAGGTGGTATCGGTATATTTGTCGCTGTAGTGCATATTAACCGCGCCGACAGGAGAGGCAAAAAAAGGATACTTAAAAGTTTGTCCGAATAGTTCCAGCGTGGTGTTTACCGGTTTGTTTTCGCAAAGGGTATCCATGTTGACACGAAGGTCCTGCCATTTCTGATAGTTGCGGATGGCCGTATCGCCGATGCCTTTGGCGCCGGGACCGGGGATGGTGTTTTTGCAGACAATGCCGTTGCAAACTAGGCAGGCTTTGCAATGGACGCCGATACAGGTGCGGGCGTTTTCGAGAAGTTCTTTGTAAGTCATGTAGGTTCCTCCCTATTTTTCTCTATGTAGGTTCCTCACTAAAATGAATCAATACTGCTTTTATTATACTGCGCCACTACAGAATGGTTAAAGAGATTTTGTATAATTGATAAAAATAGTTTTTATTGTATAATTTTTACATAAAAGAAAATGTAAATTAATTGAGGAGGATACGTATGCAACTAAATGTACTAAGCTTGAGAAAGAAAGTGGTTTTTGTAGCAGTTATGCTGGCTTTTCTAGGAACTCCTTTCCTGGCGACTCCCGTGAGTTTTGCGGCGGAAGAACGCACGATTCCGTATCCGCCGAGCTATGTTATCGACAAAGAGGGTGCTTCATCCTTTAAGGGCATTGGCAATGTGGAAGCATCGCCGTATTTTTCAACACAAGATTATTATAATCTGCAGTCGAATAGTCATCTGACGCTTTTATCGCACTATAAGACGTATCAGCAAACGACCGAAATTACTTGTGGTCCCGCAGCGGCCTTGACGGTGTTGGAGCATTTTGAAAATCACGCTTGGGATGAATTAAAGATTGCGACAATCATGGGTACCAAGCCAGAAGTCGGCACCGATACAAAGGGCATGGTGAAATTTTTCAAAGCGATCCATTGGGATGTAACTTCCAGCTTGCAGGCCTCCGGCAAGGATGGCGCAACCTTTGCGAATTACTATGAATTCCGCGATTTTATACTGAAGAATCTGCAGGCTAATACGCCTATTATGGTGGAAAACATTGAGTGGGGCGGACATTGGCGGGTTATCATTGGGTACGATACTATGGGGACGGAGACAGTGGCGGATGATGTCTTGATTCTTGCTGATTCATACGATACGTCGGATCATTTGCAGGACGGCTATGCGGTAAACTCTGCTGTGCGTTTTTATTATATGTGGTTTGACGCGCATATGCTGCCTAAAGGACAGCAAAACCAGCAATGGCTTGTGGCTAAGCCATTGGCGAAAGATACGGAACGCAGAGTGACAGAGTAAGCAGAGGGGAATAGAGAAAAATAAAAAGAACATAAAAAAGCTCCGCTTTTGCTTGACGCGAAAAGCGGAGCTTTTATACTCGAGTAGAGACAACACATAGACGGCATATTTGTATTTGAGACAAGGTTTGCCTTGTTCAAAACCCGTCGCTTCTCTGTAATTAAATATGTTTGAGCAGTGAGGAAGCGATGCCCACGTATTGGGCCGGGGACAG
This genomic window from uncultured Anaeromusa sp. contains:
- a CDS encoding response regulator — encoded protein: MTEGQLRVLVIDDELPMRRMLRVALESYDYTVVDAADGKEGLVQAAMQQPDLILLDLGLPDLDGKEIVRRLREWTQVPIVILSARDQEPEKIEVLDAGADDYLTKPFGMGELLARMRVSLRRSGREDNGPALMCGALCMDVSSHTVTLQGEDLHLTPTEYTLLKVLIQNTGKVMTHKQLLKQVWGDAYSQDTHYVRVYIAQLRRKIEANPLRPQYIITESGVGYRFSDPGA
- a CDS encoding TIGR01777 family oxidoreductase, producing MKQILVTGSSGFIGKELFRFLKESQFKLLPLSHQDIAAYQNKGEVFPATQLSEITGIINLAGVSISQRWNEKNKALILESRLSTTRFLVDSLQRAKDLQLPIPSVFINASAIGYYGISPTGIQTEESPPGTDFLASVCQQWEQTALQAERLGIRTVLCRFGVVLGTSGGALPRMARPFHWGVGGTIGDGNQHLSWIHFQDLLQALQLALTSSSLQGAYNLTSPHPISMRQFAASLGKQLKKPAWTRLPGTAAKLLLGEMAEAILLADQQVLPQRLLTEGFQFQFPDLASALADLYPDSKTQE
- a CDS encoding alpha-hydroxy-acid oxidizing protein; the encoded protein is MTYKELLENARTCIGVHCKACLVCNGIVCKNTIPGPGAKGIGDTAIRNYQKWQDLRVNMDTLCENKPVNTTLELFGQTFKYPFFASPVGAVNMHYSDKYTDTTYNDILVSACKENGIAAFTGDGVDPKVMTGATAAIAKVGGCGVPTIKPWNLDTIQEKLALVKKAGSFAVAMDIDAAGLPFLKNMTPPAGSKSIEELRRISELAGIPFIIKGIMTIKSAMKAKDAGAAAIVVSNHGGRVLDQCPATAEVLPEIAAAVGSDLKILIDGGIRSGTDIFKALALGADGVLICRPFVTAVYGGEAEGVKLYIEKLGEELKDTMAMCGAFSLKEITKDMVRK
- a CDS encoding C39 family peptidase, with the translated sequence MQLNVLSLRKKVVFVAVMLAFLGTPFLATPVSFAAEERTIPYPPSYVIDKEGASSFKGIGNVEASPYFSTQDYYNLQSNSHLTLLSHYKTYQQTTEITCGPAAALTVLEHFENHAWDELKIATIMGTKPEVGTDTKGMVKFFKAIHWDVTSSLQASGKDGATFANYYEFRDFILKNLQANTPIMVENIEWGGHWRVIIGYDTMGTETVADDVLILADSYDTSDHLQDGYAVNSAVRFYYMWFDAHMLPKGQQNQQWLVAKPLAKDTERRVTE